A single Pseudomonas brassicacearum DNA region contains:
- a CDS encoding sensor histidine kinase: MEFKQSLAQRIIIAFALMSALVAGAFAMGIVATVHLVEEKLISAGLGGDLQRLLLMDSVSDWNHRPEPDQLFYFSGGPGDFELPKDLRHLERGFHEVFREQLSYHAMVEIVDGRRYVLLQDQSDFEERERVLFAVVLVGFVLSLALAVFLGWVLARRVMAPVVRLARQVRHRDQLLGLAPPLAPDYAADEVGELAVAFDATLGRLRQALTRERLFTSDVSHELRTPLMVLATSCELLAENPTLDLRGRTQVERINRASEEMRELVQTFLMLARAQREDNGMSPRLNLAQVAENLLGVWRDPIESKGLTLIFEPGQTLDTLYNATFLTAVMGNLLRNALHYTDQGFIRLSLTATGFVVEDSGVGIPEEKREAMFEPFVRGNEKRGEGLGLGLSLVQRICENQGWTVSLSTMEPNGCHFEVELNPKG; the protein is encoded by the coding sequence ATGGAGTTTAAGCAGAGCCTCGCCCAACGGATCATCATCGCCTTTGCGCTGATGAGCGCATTGGTGGCTGGCGCTTTCGCCATGGGCATTGTGGCGACGGTCCATTTGGTCGAAGAAAAACTGATTTCTGCCGGGCTTGGCGGCGATCTGCAGCGCTTGCTCTTGATGGACAGCGTCTCGGACTGGAACCATCGCCCGGAACCCGACCAATTGTTTTATTTCAGCGGCGGTCCAGGTGACTTCGAGTTGCCCAAGGACCTTCGCCATCTGGAACGTGGTTTCCACGAAGTGTTTCGCGAGCAGTTGTCGTATCACGCCATGGTCGAGATCGTTGACGGCCGGCGCTACGTGTTGCTGCAAGACCAGAGTGATTTCGAAGAGCGCGAGCGGGTGCTGTTTGCCGTGGTGCTGGTGGGCTTTGTGCTCAGCCTGGCGCTGGCGGTATTTTTGGGCTGGGTCCTGGCGCGCCGGGTGATGGCGCCGGTGGTTCGCCTGGCCCGGCAAGTGCGCCATCGCGACCAACTCCTGGGCCTGGCTCCGCCACTGGCCCCGGATTATGCCGCCGATGAAGTGGGTGAACTGGCCGTGGCGTTCGACGCAACACTGGGGCGCTTGCGCCAGGCCCTGACCCGGGAACGATTGTTCACCAGCGACGTGAGCCATGAGTTGCGCACACCGTTGATGGTCTTGGCGACCTCCTGTGAATTGCTGGCGGAAAACCCGACACTGGACCTGCGTGGTCGCACCCAGGTCGAGCGCATCAACAGAGCCAGTGAAGAGATGCGCGAACTGGTGCAGACCTTCCTGATGCTCGCCAGGGCCCAGCGTGAAGACAATGGCATGTCGCCTCGGCTGAACCTTGCACAGGTGGCTGAAAATCTCCTCGGCGTGTGGCGCGACCCCATCGAATCCAAAGGTTTGACGCTGATCTTCGAACCGGGACAAACCCTCGACACCTTGTATAACGCCACTTTCCTGACCGCCGTCATGGGCAATTTGCTGCGTAATGCCTTGCACTACACCGACCAGGGGTTCATCCGTCTCTCGTTGACTGCCACTGGCTTCGTGGTCGAGGACAGCGGCGTGGGCATCCCGGAGGAGAAGCGCGAGGCGATGTTCGAGCCATTCGTGCGCGGCAACGAAAAGCGCGGCGAGGGGCTGGGGTTGGGGTTATCCCTGGTGCAACGGATTTGCGAGAACCAGGGCTGGACGGTGAGTCTCAGTACGATGGAACCCAATGGTTGTCATTTCGAAGTGGAATTGAATCCAAAGGGCTAA
- the colR gene encoding two-component system response regulator ColR, translating to MRILLVEDNRDILANLADYLGLKGYTVDCAQDGLSGLHLAATEHYDLIVLDIMLPGIDGYTLCKRLREDARRDTPVIMLTARDQLDDRLQGFKSGADDYLIKPFALSELAARIEAVMRRSQGGGRRALQVGDLSYDLDTLEVTREGKLLKLNPVGLKLLAVLMQKSPHVLRREILEEALWGDDCPDSDSLRSHVHQLRQVIDKPFDKPLLHTVHGVGYRLAEGRDGV from the coding sequence ATGCGAATTCTATTGGTCGAAGACAACCGCGATATCCTGGCCAACCTGGCCGATTACCTGGGGCTCAAGGGCTACACCGTCGATTGTGCCCAGGACGGTCTGTCGGGGTTGCACCTGGCCGCGACCGAACACTACGACCTGATCGTGCTCGACATCATGCTGCCGGGCATCGATGGCTATACCTTGTGCAAGCGCCTGCGTGAAGACGCCCGGCGCGATACACCGGTGATCATGCTCACCGCCCGGGATCAGTTGGACGATCGTCTGCAGGGTTTCAAGTCCGGGGCCGATGACTACCTGATCAAACCGTTTGCCCTGTCGGAACTGGCGGCGCGGATCGAAGCTGTCATGCGTCGGTCCCAGGGTGGTGGCCGCCGTGCCTTGCAGGTCGGCGACCTGAGCTACGACCTCGATACCCTGGAAGTGACCCGTGAAGGCAAGCTGCTCAAGCTCAACCCCGTAGGCCTCAAGCTGCTGGCGGTATTGATGCAGAAAAGCCCTCACGTGCTGCGCCGCGAAATCCTCGAAGAAGCGTTGTGGGGCGATGACTGCCCGGACAGCGACAGCCTGCGCAGCCACGTCCATCAACTGCGCCAGGTGATCGACAAACCGTTCGACAAACCGTTGTTGCACACCGTACATGGCGTCGGCTATCGCTTGGCCGAGGGCCGCGATGGAGTTTAA
- a CDS encoding class I SAM-dependent methyltransferase codes for MSKPIKLDFSEKYDEQHAKKYFHKHRSGLSRRLSNQRDQQLARRALALVGDPGLVLDLPCGAGRFWPLLAEKPNRVIIGADNSEAMLKTAMEAQSADVVKRVQPLHTSAFDIALPDNAVDSIFCMRLLHHIGEPAHRLAILKEFERVTRDSVIVSLWVDGNFKAWKRKRQERTRGQKDYQNRFVLPVATVEDEFRQAGFRIQERLDFLPLYAMWRVYVLRKR; via the coding sequence ATGTCCAAACCCATCAAGCTGGACTTTTCCGAAAAATACGACGAACAGCACGCCAAGAAATATTTTCATAAGCATCGCAGTGGCTTGAGTCGCCGTCTGTCCAACCAGCGAGACCAACAACTGGCCCGGCGTGCATTGGCGCTTGTCGGTGACCCTGGCCTGGTATTGGACCTGCCGTGCGGTGCCGGGCGCTTCTGGCCCTTGTTGGCCGAAAAACCGAACCGGGTCATCATCGGCGCGGACAATTCCGAGGCCATGCTCAAGACCGCAATGGAGGCTCAATCGGCCGATGTGGTGAAACGGGTACAACCCTTGCACACTTCTGCATTCGACATTGCCTTGCCTGATAACGCCGTCGACAGCATTTTTTGCATGCGCCTGTTGCACCACATCGGTGAACCCGCGCATCGACTGGCGATTCTCAAGGAATTCGAGCGCGTTACCCGTGATAGCGTGATCGTTTCGTTATGGGTCGATGGCAATTTCAAGGCCTGGAAACGCAAGCGTCAGGAACGCACTCGTGGGCAAAAAGACTACCAGAATCGATTTGTGTTACCGGTTGCTACAGTAGAGGATGAGTTTCGGCAGGCAGGGTTTCGCATTCAGGAACGGCTGGATTTTCTACCGCTCTATGCCATGTGGCGAGTTTATGTATTACGCAAGAGGTAA
- a CDS encoding phosphatase PAP2 family protein — MVSTVIRPASRPLNFWLALGLPVVVAATLVLLELTTLDMDVAKLFYDPMSGGFIGRHSFFLEDILHDRAKQVVIVFSVLAVLGFISSFFISWLKPFKRELGCLVLSLALATSFVTPMKAVTAVQCPWSLKEFGGKETYSELLSPRPATDKPGRCWPGGHAATGFTLFALFFVLRDRRPRLARQVLVFAFTLGTVFSVGRMMQGAHFFSHNVWTAVFCWLISLGCYYYILYRPAVMTDRVALSQPSNA; from the coding sequence ATGGTTTCCACCGTCATCCGACCCGCTTCCAGACCCCTGAATTTCTGGCTTGCCCTGGGCCTGCCTGTCGTCGTCGCAGCGACGCTGGTGTTGCTGGAGTTGACCACGCTGGACATGGACGTGGCCAAGCTGTTTTACGACCCGATGTCGGGTGGATTCATCGGTCGGCACAGTTTTTTTCTGGAAGACATCCTGCACGATCGAGCCAAACAGGTGGTTATCGTATTCTCCGTGCTGGCGGTCCTGGGATTCATCAGCTCATTCTTCATCAGCTGGCTCAAACCGTTCAAGCGCGAGCTCGGTTGCCTGGTGCTGTCCCTGGCACTGGCGACGTCCTTCGTCACGCCAATGAAAGCGGTGACGGCGGTGCAATGCCCCTGGAGCCTGAAGGAATTCGGTGGCAAGGAAACCTACAGCGAACTGCTAAGCCCGCGCCCGGCCACGGACAAACCCGGTCGATGCTGGCCCGGCGGCCACGCCGCCACCGGGTTCACCTTGTTTGCGCTGTTCTTCGTCCTGCGCGACCGCCGCCCACGCCTGGCCCGCCAGGTCCTGGTATTCGCCTTTACCTTGGGAACAGTCTTCTCCGTGGGTCGGATGATGCAAGGGGCGCACTTCTTTTCCCACAACGTGTGGACCGCGGTGTTCTGTTGGCTGATCAGCCTGGGGTGCTACTACTACATCCTGTACCGACCGGCCGTCATGACTGATCGCGTGGCGTTGAGCCAGCCTTCCAACGCCTGA
- a CDS encoding multidrug efflux RND transporter permease subunit, producing MAFTDPFIRRPVLATVVSLLIVLLGFQAWSKLPLRQYPQMENALITVTTAYPGANAETIQGYITQPMQQSLASAEGIDYMTSVSRQNFSVISVYARIGSNSDRLFTELLAKANEVKNQLPQDAEDPVLSREAADASALMYISFFSKELSNPQITDYLSRVIQPKLATLPGMAEAEILGNQVFAMRLWLDPVKLAGFGLTAADVTNAVRQQNFLSAAGEVKGEYVVTSINANTELKSAEAFGAIPLKTEGDSRVLLRDVARVEMGAENYDTISSFGGTPSVYIGIKATPGANPLDVIKEVRKIMPDMEAQLPANLKAEIAYDATLFIQASIDEVVKTLFEAVLIVIVVVFLFLGALRSVVIPVVTIPLSMIGVMFFMQLMGYSMNLLTLLAMVLAIGLVVDDAIVVVENIHRHIEEGKTPFDAAIEGAREIAMPVVSMTITLAAVYAPIGLLQGLTGALFKEFALTLAGAVVISGIVALTLSPMMCAMLLRHDENPSGLAHRLDRAFESLKSRYQRMLHGTLNTRPVVLVFAVIVLLLIPVLIMFTKSELAPDEDQGIIFMMATAPQPTNLDYLNTYTDHFITIFKEFPEYYSSFQINGYNGVQSGIGGFLLKPWNERSRTQMEILPEVQAKLESVPGLQIFGFNLPSLPGTGEGLPFAFVINSPKDYATLLEIAERVKKRALESGKFAFMDIDLAFDKPEVVVDIDRAKAAQMGVSMQDLGGTLATLLGEAEINRFTLEGRSYKVIAQVERPFRDNPQWLNNYYVKNAKGESLPLSTLIKVSDRARPRQLNQFQQLNAVTISGFPIVSMGEAIETVRQIAREEAPVGFAFDYAGASRQFVQEGSALWVTFALALAIIFLVLAAQFESFRDPLVILVTVPLSICGALIPLFLGWSSMNIYTQVGLVTLIGLISKHGILIVEFANQLRREQNLTPREAVEQAASIRLRPVLMTTAAMVFGMVPLIFATGAGAVSRFDIGTVIATGMSIGTLFTLFVLPCVYTLLAKPDKA from the coding sequence ATGGCTTTTACCGATCCGTTCATCCGCCGTCCGGTGCTCGCCACCGTGGTCAGCCTTTTGATCGTGCTGCTGGGCTTCCAGGCCTGGAGCAAGTTGCCCCTGCGCCAGTATCCGCAAATGGAGAACGCCCTGATCACGGTGACCACCGCCTACCCCGGGGCCAACGCCGAGACCATCCAGGGCTACATCACCCAGCCGATGCAGCAGAGCCTGGCCAGTGCCGAGGGCATCGACTACATGACCTCGGTCAGCCGCCAGAATTTCTCGGTGATTTCGGTCTACGCCCGCATCGGCTCCAACAGCGACCGGCTCTTTACCGAATTGCTGGCCAAGGCCAACGAGGTCAAGAACCAGTTGCCCCAGGATGCCGAGGACCCGGTCCTCAGCCGCGAGGCCGCCGATGCCTCGGCACTGATGTACATCAGCTTCTTCAGCAAGGAACTGAGCAACCCGCAGATCACCGACTATCTGTCGCGGGTGATCCAGCCCAAACTGGCGACCCTGCCAGGCATGGCTGAGGCGGAGATCCTCGGCAACCAGGTCTTTGCCATGCGCCTGTGGCTGGACCCGGTCAAGCTCGCCGGTTTCGGCCTGACTGCGGCCGACGTGACCAATGCCGTGCGCCAGCAAAACTTCCTCTCCGCCGCCGGTGAAGTGAAAGGCGAGTATGTGGTCACCAGCATCAACGCCAATACCGAACTCAAGTCCGCCGAGGCCTTCGGCGCGATCCCGCTCAAGACCGAGGGCGACAGCCGCGTGTTGCTGCGGGACGTGGCCCGCGTGGAGATGGGTGCCGAGAACTACGACACCATCAGCTCCTTTGGTGGCACACCCTCGGTGTACATCGGGATCAAGGCTACGCCCGGTGCAAACCCGCTGGATGTGATCAAGGAAGTGCGCAAGATCATGCCGGACATGGAGGCCCAGCTCCCGGCCAACCTCAAGGCCGAGATCGCCTACGACGCCACCCTGTTCATCCAGGCCTCCATCGACGAAGTGGTGAAAACCCTGTTCGAGGCGGTGCTGATCGTGATCGTCGTGGTGTTCCTGTTCCTCGGTGCCCTGCGTTCGGTGGTCATCCCGGTGGTGACCATTCCGCTGTCGATGATCGGCGTGATGTTCTTCATGCAGTTGATGGGCTACTCGATGAACCTCCTGACCCTGCTGGCCATGGTGCTCGCCATCGGTCTGGTAGTGGACGACGCCATCGTGGTGGTGGAAAACATTCACCGGCACATCGAGGAAGGCAAGACCCCATTCGACGCCGCGATAGAAGGTGCCCGGGAAATCGCCATGCCGGTGGTCTCGATGACCATCACCCTGGCCGCGGTGTACGCGCCGATCGGCCTGCTGCAGGGCCTGACCGGAGCCTTGTTCAAGGAATTCGCATTGACCTTGGCCGGGGCGGTGGTGATCTCCGGGATCGTCGCCCTGACCTTGTCACCGATGATGTGCGCCATGCTCCTGCGCCACGACGAGAACCCCTCGGGGTTGGCTCATCGGCTGGACAGGGCTTTCGAAAGCTTGAAGAGCCGTTACCAGCGCATGCTCCATGGCACGCTCAACACCCGGCCGGTGGTCCTGGTGTTCGCCGTGATCGTCCTGCTGCTGATCCCGGTGCTGATCATGTTCACCAAATCCGAACTGGCACCCGACGAAGACCAGGGCATCATCTTCATGATGGCCACCGCTCCGCAACCCACCAACCTTGACTATCTGAACACGTACACCGATCACTTCATTACTATCTTCAAGGAGTTCCCCGAGTACTACTCCTCGTTCCAGATCAACGGCTACAACGGCGTACAGTCGGGCATCGGGGGCTTTCTGCTCAAGCCCTGGAACGAACGCAGCCGTACCCAGATGGAAATCCTGCCAGAGGTCCAGGCCAAGCTGGAAAGCGTGCCTGGCTTGCAGATCTTCGGTTTCAACCTGCCCTCGCTGCCGGGGACCGGTGAAGGCTTGCCGTTCGCGTTCGTCATCAACTCGCCGAAGGACTATGCGACGCTGCTGGAGATTGCCGAGCGGGTCAAAAAGCGCGCATTGGAATCCGGCAAGTTCGCCTTCATGGACATTGACCTGGCGTTCGACAAGCCCGAAGTCGTGGTGGATATCGATCGCGCCAAGGCCGCCCAGATGGGCGTCTCGATGCAGGACCTGGGCGGTACCCTGGCGACACTGCTGGGCGAGGCTGAGATCAACCGCTTCACCCTCGAGGGACGCAGCTACAAGGTCATTGCCCAGGTCGAACGCCCCTTCCGGGACAACCCGCAGTGGTTGAACAACTACTACGTGAAAAATGCCAAGGGTGAATCACTCCCGCTGTCGACCCTGATCAAGGTCAGCGACCGGGCGCGGCCGCGACAACTGAACCAGTTCCAGCAGCTCAATGCGGTGACCATCTCGGGCTTTCCCATCGTGAGCATGGGCGAGGCGATCGAGACCGTCCGCCAGATTGCCCGGGAGGAAGCCCCGGTGGGGTTTGCCTTCGACTACGCCGGGGCTTCGCGCCAATTCGTACAGGAAGGTAGCGCGTTGTGGGTGACCTTTGCCTTGGCCCTGGCGATCATCTTCCTGGTACTGGCCGCACAGTTCGAAAGCTTCCGGGACCCGCTGGTGATCCTGGTGACCGTGCCGCTGTCGATTTGCGGCGCCTTGATCCCGCTGTTCCTAGGCTGGTCGAGCATGAACATCTATACCCAGGTGGGGCTGGTGACGCTGATTGGCCTGATCAGCAAGCATGGGATCCTGATTGTCGAATTCGCCAACCAGCTGCGCAGGGAACAGAACCTGACACCGCGCGAAGCCGTGGAACAAGCTGCGTCGATTCGTCTGCGGCCGGTACTGATGACCACCGCAGCCATGGTGTTCGGCATGGTGCCGCTCATCTTCGCCACAGGCGCCGGGGCGGTGAGCCGCTTCGACATCGGCACGGTCATCGCCACCGGGATGTCGATTGGCACCTTGTTCACGTTGTTCGTGTTGCCTTGCGTCTACACGCTGCTGGCCAAGCCGGACAAAGCCTGA
- a CDS encoding lipopolysaccharide kinase InaA family protein, which yields MGVQAVEASTNFPGDFEDFWSQQGEWVEEPNVRRGGESGVQRIKSKDGKLLYAKRQTGHIYRSWLHPFGRPTVLREQDALLALTRLGVRVPQLIFCGAQRDPVHKWRALLVTQALEGFEEIEHWYAGGGRERHGEAVHDQILLALAENLARMHKGRWQHGCIYIKHVFVRVTGEGEAAKPEVALLDFEKCRQRLTAQRAASHDLKQLRRHSSFSDADWKKLVYFYEAAFGSAIKGL from the coding sequence ATGGGTGTGCAGGCAGTAGAGGCATCAACGAATTTTCCCGGTGACTTTGAAGATTTCTGGAGCCAGCAGGGAGAGTGGGTGGAAGAGCCCAATGTACGTCGCGGCGGTGAAAGCGGCGTACAACGTATCAAGAGCAAGGACGGCAAGCTGCTTTATGCCAAGCGTCAGACCGGACATATTTATCGTAGCTGGTTGCACCCGTTCGGTAGACCGACCGTGCTGCGCGAGCAAGACGCACTCCTGGCGTTGACCCGACTGGGTGTTCGCGTCCCCCAGCTCATTTTCTGTGGCGCCCAGCGGGACCCGGTTCACAAGTGGCGTGCGCTGCTGGTGACCCAGGCGCTGGAAGGATTTGAAGAGATCGAGCACTGGTATGCCGGAGGTGGCCGCGAGCGCCATGGCGAAGCGGTGCATGATCAAATCCTCCTGGCGCTGGCTGAAAACCTGGCGCGCATGCACAAGGGCCGTTGGCAACATGGCTGTATCTATATCAAGCACGTCTTTGTACGCGTGACCGGGGAGGGCGAGGCGGCCAAGCCCGAGGTGGCTTTGCTCGATTTTGAAAAGTGTCGCCAGCGCCTGACCGCCCAACGTGCGGCATCCCATGACCTTAAGCAATTGCGGCGCCACTCGTCGTTTAGCGACGCTGACTGGAAAAAACTCGTCTACTTTTACGAGGCGGCGTTTGGCAGCGCTATCAAAGGTTTATAG